The region GAACGGGAGGATCGGGCCAATCGCTGGGTAATCTGGGCGTTCGGGGTCATCGGCGTGGTGAGCGGGTTTGTGCCGGCCTACACCGACCGCATCGACTTCTGGACCTTTGGTGGCGAGGGCGTGCGCTGGCTCGGTGCGCTGCTGTTCATCCTTGGCGGCGCGCTGCGGCTGTGGCCGGTGTTTGTGCTGGGCAAGCGTTTCAGCGGATTGGTGGCGATTCAGCCGGGACACACCCTGGTGACCGACGGCATCTACCGAAATTTGCGCAACCCCAGTTATCTGGGGCTGATGGTCATTGCCATTGGTTGGGCACTGGCGTTTCGCTCGGGGGTTGGCCTGTTGCTGGCGGCGTTGACGCTGATCCCGCTGATCGCACGGATTAACGCCGAAGAGGCGCTGCTGCGAGCGCAGTTTGGTTGGGAATATGAGGTTTATTGCGGCAGGAGTTGGCGGCTGATTCCCGGAGTTTACTGACCAGCATTAATCACTGTGGGAGCGGGCTTGCTCGCGAAAGCGGTGGGTCAGCCAATATTGATATCGACTGACATTACGCCTTCGCGAGCAAGCCCGCTCCCACAGGGGATTGGGGTGGATCAGGAAGAATGCAGTTGGATCCGGCCATCGGCGTTCGTACGGACCTCGACTGAGGTGTAGTCAGCCAATGTTGCATGCGGGGTCTCGATCGGGTGGTCGTGGGTCGACGTGATGATGACCAGGTCAGAACCGGCAGCTTCGGCCGCTTGTATCCCGACCGTGGCATCTTCAAAAATCAGGCATTCAGTCACCTCAACACCCAACCGCTGAGCCGCCAGTCGATAGCCAGCCGGATCAGGCTTTCCGGCCTTCACGTCTTCAGCCGTGACCATCACACCCGGCTCAGGAATCCCCGCCGCCGCCATCCTCCGCAACGCCAACGCCCTCGGCGCCGAGGTGACAATCGCCCAGCGGTCGGCCGGCAGCGACTTCAGAAAATCCGCCGCACCCGCTACCTCGACAATCCCTTCCACATCCTCGATTTCCGCCTCGGTAATCCAGGCGGCTTCAGCCTCGGCATCCAGCCCCGGCAGAGCCTGACGATTAACGGTATCGATAGCGCGAGCGCCGTGGATGGTCGGCAGGAAGGTCTGGACATCAAGACCATGGCGCACGGCCCAGGTTGTCCAGATCCGCTCGGCGGCGGCGATGGAGTTGAGAACGGTGCCGTCCATGTCGAACAGAAAGGCGCGGTATGGCGTATCGAAAACGGATGTTTTAGCAGGCAAAAGACAGCTTCCTATCGCAAGGGCCGGGCGGGCAATGTAACACCACTGGTCGCCCACGAGCGCCTACAGGTGACGGTGTGACTTTAAGGCCCCGTCCACACAATCGAGCAACTGCCCCAGCGCCCAGGGCTTCTTGATGAACGCCACCTCATGCCGTACTCCGGCGCTTTGCGGGGTTTCGAAGCCGGACATAATCATGATCGGCTTGTCCGGCCAGCGATCACCGAACTCATTGGCCAGGTCCGCGCCGTTGCGCTTGCCGGGCATGGTGATGTCCGTCAGCAACAATTTGACCTCGCCCGCGTGCTGTTCCAGGAACTGCGCTGCCGCATCCGCGCTGGTGTGCGGCTGCACGACGAAGCCTTCTTCCTGAAGAATTTCGCACAGAAACTCCAGAATCAGCGGGTCATCCTCCACCACCAGAATCAAGCTGCCGGGAAGCGACTCGCCCGCCTTTGATATTGGATTCATGACCTGACCACTCCCTGATTGCACCCATAATTTCGCAGTTTAAATCCGCCACCTATCAGGTATGAGCAGCGGGGTTGGCGGAAATTCATTTTTGATACAGTCAGGTGAAGAAATCAGGCGTCCTGCAGGATCAGATCGGCGCCCTTCTCCGCCACCATCAGCACTGCGGCGTGGGTATTACCGCTCGTCACATTGGGGAAAATCGATGCATCGACGATGCGCAAACCACCGATCCCATGCACTTTAAGCCGCTTGTCGACCACCGATTTCTGTTCATCCGCACCCATCGCGCACGAGCCACACAGGTGATAGATCGAACCGCTGTTCTCGCGAAAATACTGCAACATCTGCTCGTCGCTTTCGACCACTGGCCCCGGCAAAACCTCTGCAACGGTGATGCCCTTGAGTGCCGGCGCCTGCATGATTTTGCGCATCAGCCGACTGCCCTGGATCACCTCGTCGATGTCCTTTTGCGTGCTCAGGTAATTGGGGTCGATCAGCGCTGCGTCCCGAGGGTTCTTCGACTTGATCTCGATATGCCCGCGGCTGGTGGGCCGGCACGGGTTGAAGCACAGCAGGAAGCCTGAATACGGTTCGGGCTTGAGGCTGGCCTTGTTGTTTTTCGGGATCTGGTACGACAGCGGGTTGAAGTACAACTGCAGGTTCGGATTGGCTTGGGCTTCATTGCCACGGAAGAAACCACCGGCCTGATTGACGCTCATCGCCAGCGCGCCCTTGCGGGTCAGCAGGTATTTAAGGCCGAGTTTGAACTGACCGAACAACGAGCTGAGCTGATCATTCAACGTCGGGATGTTGGCCTTGTAGTAATAGCTGGCGCACAGGTGATCCTGGAGGTTCTGCCCCACCGCCGGCAGGTGTTTGACCAGCGGGATCTGATGTTTGGCCAGCAGCGCCTGATCGGCGACACCGGACAATTGCAGAATCTTCGGCGTATCGACGGCACCGGCGCAGAGGATCACTTCTTTGCGTGCAGTAAAGGTGCGGACCACGCCGTGCTGAGTCACGGAAATACCGGTCGCACGCTCGTTATCGAACAACACCCGATCCACCAGGGCGTAATGCTCGACCGTCAGGTTCGGGCGGCTGAGTGCAGGGTGCAAATGCGCAAAACTACTGGAACTGCGCTGGCCGTCCTTGGTGTTGACGTCGTAGATGCCCGAGCCTTCGAATTTCGGCCCGTTGAAGTCATCACTGTGCGGATAGCCGAGTTCGTCGCAGCCCTTGAGGAACACATCGCAGATCGGATGGGTCTGGCCCTTCATCGGGGTGATGCTGATCGGGCCGCTGCCACCGTGGTATTCGCTGTCGCCCAGCGGATGATTTTCCAGTTTGCGGAAGTACGGCAGCACGTCCTTGAAACCCCAGCCGTCGTTGCCGTTGGCCGCCCAGTCGTCGAAGTCATGGGCCTGGCCACGGACGTAGACCATCGCGTTGATCGAGCCCGAACCGCCCTGCACCTTGCCGCGCGGGGCATAGATTTCCCGGTTGTTCAGCTGCTTTTGCGGTTGGCTGTAGTACATCCAGTTGAAGGTCGGGTTGTAATACATTTTGGCGAAGCCGACCGGGATCTTGAACCACAGGGAACTGTCCTTGCCGCCCGCCTCCAGCAGCAACACCGTGTATTTCCCCGAGGCCGAAAGCCGATTGGCGAGGATGCAGCCCGCGGCGCCTGCGCCAGCGATGATGTAGTCGTATGTCATGTAAGTCGTTGTCCAAATAAACCGTCAGGCGCAAACCCTGTGGGAGCGGGCTTGCTCGCGAAAGCGGTGGGTCAGTCACTATCGTTGTTGACTGCCAGGCCGCCTTCGCGAGCAAGCCCGCTCCCACAAGGGAACTGCGCCATTTTCGTCAGCCTCTGGCCGGCGATGTGTCTTTGACGTCTGCCGGGGTCGGCGCCATTTGCAGGTGCAAACGCTCGCCGGTGTACGGCGAATGCTTGCGCACCACGTCCATGTTCAGTTCCACCCCAAGCCCCGGCTCGGTGGACGGGATGATGTAGCCGTCCTCCCATTGCAGCGGCTTGGTCAGCACTTCAGCGTGGAAACCGCCCCAGGTCATGATGCTTTCCTGGATCAGGAAGTTCGGCGTGCAGGTCGCCAACTGGAAACTCGCCGCCGCGCCAATCGGCCCGTTGTAAAGGTGCGGGGCGATTTGTGCGTAGTAGGCTTCGGCCATGCTCGCGATTTTCTTGGCTTCCAGCAGTCCGCCGCAGCGCGCCACGTTCATTTGCAGAATCGACGCACCGCCGGCCTGCAACAGCTTGAAGAATTCGTACTTGGTGGTCAGCCGCTCGCCCGTGGCAATCGGGATTGTGGTTTTGGCCGCGACTTGCGCCATCGCCTCTTCCTGACCTGGTGGCACCGGTTCTTCGAACCACAGCGGGTCGTATTTCTCCAGGCGCTTGGCCAGGCGAATCGCTGACGACGGGACCATTTGCCCGTGAGTGCCGAACAGCAGGTCGCACTTGTCGCCCACCGCTTCGCGGATCTTGCGGCAGAAGGTTTCGCAGCGTTCCAGCACTTCCAGCGAAATCTGGTGCCCGGAGTAGGCGGTGTATGGCCCGGCCGGGTCGAACTTCACGGCGGTGAAGCCTTTACTCATGTTCTCGACGGCGCACTCGGCGGCCAGGTCCGGGTCGTCGTAGTCGTACTCGCCCTTGCTGTTGACCGGGTACAGGTAGGTATAGGAACGCAGGCGTTCGTTGACCTTGCCGCCCAACAGTTCGTAAACCGGTTTGTTCGCCGCTTTGCCGATGATGTCCCAGCAGGCCATCTCCAGGCCGCTAACCACGCCCATCATCGTCAGGTCCGGGCGCTGGGTGAAACCGCTGGAATAGGCCTGACGGAAAAAGCGTTCGATGTGGTGCGGGTCGTGGTTGAGCAGGTAGCGCTCGAACACGTCTTCGATGATCGGCAGCATGGCTTTAGGGCCGAAAGTCGCGGCGTAGATCTCGCCGACGCCTTCAATGCCGCAATCGGTCTTGAGCTTGACGAACAGCCAGTACATGCCGCCGATGTGCGGTGGCGGGACGGCAACAATGTGAGTTTCAAGGGCGACGATTTTCATCTCAAGCACCTGTCTTGATCAAAGATTGACGGTTGATACGAGCGCGCAAGGTCAGGGCCGCGAGGGTCCCGAGCAGGCCGACGAAAGCGATGTAGCCGAAATACAGCTTGTAACCAACGGCACCGGGGAAGTGTTCGGTGAGGTAACCGTTGATCAACGGAATAAAGGCGTCCGGCAGGTAACCGACCACCGAGACAATGCCGATGGCCAGGCCGGTGATGCGCAGCGGAATGTTGCAGGTGTCGAGGATCGCCCAGTACAAGCCGCGAATCGCGTAAGTCATCAAACCGATGAAGATCACTGTGCCGATCAGCAGGCCCATGCTGTTGAGCGCCGGGAACACGATCAGGCCGACCATCGCCAATGTCGCGAAGAACAGCGCCACGATCAGCACCGAGATGTTCGAGAATTTGTCACCGAGCCAGCCGCCGCCAATGCCACCAATCGGGCGCATCCACAATTTGATGGTGGTGATGGTGCCGGCCATGACCGCGGTCATACCGCCGCCCTGCAAGTAATCGGAGAAGCTGTAGGTGGCCCAGAAGATGTGATAACCGCAGAACACGATGGCCGTGACCAGCCACAGCTCAGGGATTTTCACCAGGGTGGTCAGGTCGCTGAGCAGGTTGTACTTGCCCTTCTCCACCGGCGCCGTGTCTTCCATCGACTTCGGGTCCTTGATCAGCACCAGCACACAGCCGATGGCGATACAGGTGAAGGCATACAGGTAAACCACATGCTTGAAGCCTTCGGCGGCGGACTCGCCACGGGTTTCGGTGGCGAAGGCGAACAGCCCCAAAGCAACGGTCGCCAGCAAGGCTTCCACCAGGCCGCGACCGCCGTCGAGGATGCCGAAGAACCGGCCCTGTTCAGTGTGATGGGCAATCATCTTCACCCGCTTGAGCACCGAGGCCCAGAACGTCAGGCCGGTGGTCAGGCCCCAGCAACCGAAGATGATCATCAAACCGGTCATCGACGGTGCCGTGGAGTACCAAAGCCCCAGGGCTCCGGTGGCCACCAGCGAAAAGAAAATCAGGAACCGTGGCGCAATCCGGTCCGCCAACCAGCCGCTCGGCAAGTAGCTGAGCAGGAAAATCGTCCCGAGCATCGAGTACAGATACCCCAGCTCGCTGTGGTTGATCTGGAACACTTCGAGCATGGTGGTCTGGTAGACCTGACGCAGGTACAGGATCGGGTAGATCGCCCCGGCGGCCAGTACCAAGAGCATCAACTGGAAA is a window of Pseudomonas sp. 10S4 DNA encoding:
- a CDS encoding HAD-IA family hydrolase, giving the protein MPAKTSVFDTPYRAFLFDMDGTVLNSIAAAERIWTTWAVRHGLDVQTFLPTIHGARAIDTVNRQALPGLDAEAEAAWITEAEIEDVEGIVEVAGAADFLKSLPADRWAIVTSAPRALALRRMAAAGIPEPGVMVTAEDVKAGKPDPAGYRLAAQRLGVEVTECLIFEDATVGIQAAEAAGSDLVIITSTHDHPIETPHATLADYTSVEVRTNADGRIQLHSS
- a CDS encoding methyltransferase family protein; this encodes MKISPTLAFFAVVSTLAYIGLAVWGLGGFAAYFSHGSLVVIALATLVMAIASLFTEVNLSSGEREDRANRWVIWAFGVIGVVSGFVPAYTDRIDFWTFGGEGVRWLGALLFILGGALRLWPVFVLGKRFSGLVAIQPGHTLVTDGIYRNLRNPSYLGLMVIAIGWALAFRSGVGLLLAALTLIPLIARINAEEALLRAQFGWEYEVYCGRSWRLIPGVY
- a CDS encoding GMC family oxidoreductase codes for the protein MTYDYIIAGAGAAGCILANRLSASGKYTVLLLEAGGKDSSLWFKIPVGFAKMYYNPTFNWMYYSQPQKQLNNREIYAPRGKVQGGSGSINAMVYVRGQAHDFDDWAANGNDGWGFKDVLPYFRKLENHPLGDSEYHGGSGPISITPMKGQTHPICDVFLKGCDELGYPHSDDFNGPKFEGSGIYDVNTKDGQRSSSSFAHLHPALSRPNLTVEHYALVDRVLFDNERATGISVTQHGVVRTFTARKEVILCAGAVDTPKILQLSGVADQALLAKHQIPLVKHLPAVGQNLQDHLCASYYYKANIPTLNDQLSSLFGQFKLGLKYLLTRKGALAMSVNQAGGFFRGNEAQANPNLQLYFNPLSYQIPKNNKASLKPEPYSGFLLCFNPCRPTSRGHIEIKSKNPRDAALIDPNYLSTQKDIDEVIQGSRLMRKIMQAPALKGITVAEVLPGPVVESDEQMLQYFRENSGSIYHLCGSCAMGADEQKSVVDKRLKVHGIGGLRIVDASIFPNVTSGNTHAAVLMVAEKGADLILQDA
- a CDS encoding response regulator encodes the protein MNPISKAGESLPGSLILVVEDDPLILEFLCEILQEEGFVVQPHTSADAAAQFLEQHAGEVKLLLTDITMPGKRNGADLANEFGDRWPDKPIMIMSGFETPQSAGVRHEVAFIKKPWALGQLLDCVDGALKSHRHL
- a CDS encoding MFS transporter; this translates as MSKPATTVAAVQGSNAGAKSHSDKGSRYFQLMLLVLAAGAIYPILYLRQVYQTTMLEVFQINHSELGYLYSMLGTIFLLSYLPSGWLADRIAPRFLIFFSLVATGALGLWYSTAPSMTGLMIIFGCWGLTTGLTFWASVLKRVKMIAHHTEQGRFFGILDGGRGLVEALLATVALGLFAFATETRGESAAEGFKHVVYLYAFTCIAIGCVLVLIKDPKSMEDTAPVEKGKYNLLSDLTTLVKIPELWLVTAIVFCGYHIFWATYSFSDYLQGGGMTAVMAGTITTIKLWMRPIGGIGGGWLGDKFSNISVLIVALFFATLAMVGLIVFPALNSMGLLIGTVIFIGLMTYAIRGLYWAILDTCNIPLRITGLAIGIVSVVGYLPDAFIPLINGYLTEHFPGAVGYKLYFGYIAFVGLLGTLAALTLRARINRQSLIKTGA
- a CDS encoding mandelate racemase/muconate lactonizing enzyme family protein; amino-acid sequence: MKIVALETHIVAVPPPHIGGMYWLFVKLKTDCGIEGVGEIYAATFGPKAMLPIIEDVFERYLLNHDPHHIERFFRQAYSSGFTQRPDLTMMGVVSGLEMACWDIIGKAANKPVYELLGGKVNERLRSYTYLYPVNSKGEYDYDDPDLAAECAVENMSKGFTAVKFDPAGPYTAYSGHQISLEVLERCETFCRKIREAVGDKCDLLFGTHGQMVPSSAIRLAKRLEKYDPLWFEEPVPPGQEEAMAQVAAKTTIPIATGERLTTKYEFFKLLQAGGASILQMNVARCGGLLEAKKIASMAEAYYAQIAPHLYNGPIGAAASFQLATCTPNFLIQESIMTWGGFHAEVLTKPLQWEDGYIIPSTEPGLGVELNMDVVRKHSPYTGERLHLQMAPTPADVKDTSPARG